The Manis javanica isolate MJ-LG chromosome 6, MJ_LKY, whole genome shotgun sequence genome contains a region encoding:
- the LOC108383913 gene encoding olfactory receptor 4P4-like, which produces MGHENITEFILLGLSRDEDVEVACFVLFSLCYIAILSGNLLILFTVRGSRLSEQPMYFFLSCLSFMDVCFTSTVAPKLITDSLAQRKTISYNSCMAQMFYAHFFGAAEIFILVAMAYDRYAAICRPLRYTAIMSRWVCYALVVASILAAFIHSILHVLVITVLPFCGPNQIDHYFCDIFPLLKLACTDTSLLVIAIIATTGVLSILTFVALVISYVIILSTLRTRSSEGRHKALSTCGSHVTVVFMFFLPLIFTYVPMADSVSNDKVFSLFYTMIAPMFNPLIYTLRNTDMKNAMRRVWCQHRLFEGK; this is translated from the coding sequence ATGGGACATGAGAACATCACAGAATTTATCCTCCTGGGACTCTCTAGAGATGAGGACGTGGAGGTTGCCTGCTTTGTGCTTTTCTCACTTTGCTATATTGCAATTCTCTCAGGAAACCTGCTCATTCTTTTCACCGTCAGGGGCAGCCGTCTCAGTGAGCagcccatgtactttttcctcagcTGCCTGTCCTTCATGGATGTCTGTTTCACCTCCACAGTGGCCCCCAAACTGATCACAGACTCGCTGGCTCAGAGGAAGACCATCTCCTACAACAGCTGCATGGCCCAGATGTTTTATGCCCACTTTTTTGGTGCTGCGGAGATCTTCATCTTGGTGGCCATGGCCTACGACCGCTATGCAGCCATCTGTAGACCCCTCCGCTATACAGCCATCATGAGCAGATGGGTGTGCTATGCCCTTGTGGTGGCCTCCATTCTCGCGGCATTTATCCACTCAATCCTGCACGTATTGGTCATCACGGTGCTGCCCTTCTGTGGCCCCAATCAGATAGACCACTATTTCTGTGACATATTCCCCTTGCTGAAGCTGGCCTGCACCGACACTAGCCTTCTGGTTATTGCGATCATCGCCACAACGGGGGTGCTGTCCATTTTGACTTTTGTTGCCTTGGTAATTTCCTACGTCATCATCCTGTCCACCCTGAGGACTCGCTCGTCCGAGGGCCGCCACAAAGCCCTCTCTACCTGCGGGTCTCACGTCACTGTCGTGTTCATGTTCTTCCTGCCCCTCATCTTCACCTATGTTCCCATGGCTGATTCTGTCAGTAATGACAAGGTGTTTTCCCTATTTTACACCATGATTGCCCCCATGTTCAACCCTCTCATCTACACACTGAGAAACACAGACATGAAGAATGCCATGAGGAGAGTGTGGTGCCAACACAGACTGTTTGAAGGGAAATGA